The Setaria viridis chromosome 9, Setaria_viridis_v4.0, whole genome shotgun sequence sequence CTATCATGCCCTGGCCCTGTTGACTGTTGTGTTTTGGAACGATGGGTGCTTTAATTTCGTGCGTCCAGAGACGACGGGATGGAATGGAAGTTTGGAACCTTCGGCGGCGTAGTGACGGCTTTATAGCCCTGCAGGGGTTGGGCGGTTGGTATTATATAACTCGGACGAACGACAATGGTGATGCTTGGGCGCGCGGTTAAGCAAAGCTGGCGGCGGCGTTAAACGGGGTCAAGGCACCTGCCCGAGAGGTCGGTTTCAGACCTTTCCCCACGGTGATTTCACCCCGGATCAACGAAAATTATCAGGAGTTCAGGACTAATCCTATCAAACATCACGTCGTGACCAAGCGATGCGTGTGCGCCGTGCGGATGGGGACCGTCGTGACCAAGAGTGGGGACCGTCGTTGTCAAGGGTGGGGACGAGAGCAAATCATGCTGATAACGTGTTAAGAGTAGATTTGTGCTAATGTAAATGGGAGACACAAATGACAAGAGTGGAATCTCTGTGTATTGCATTGATCTGTTTGTACAtatatgaatatatatatacacacacaagaTAAATGGTCACGGTGAAAGGGTGCGAGACCCTCTCGATCAGTAACCACCAAGGATAGTTACTGGTGTTGATCGCCGATAAATGATTCACAACAATTGACATCCCGACGTGGTGCTGCAGCGAGCACGCGACGCCGACCGTGTCCGTGTGCCTCGCCCGGAGATCCTCCCCAACATGGCTTTGGACATCCCAAGTCAATCAAATGGGCTAGGCCTGGGCCTCGCCGTGCGGATTTGGGTGGGTGTGGGGGTAGGCCGCCGGCAGTGACTGTTGGGCCTGATCATGCCCTGCTGCCAAAAAGGCTGCTTCTGTGTCTGCCCCGTTCGCACAGAAAATGGGCTCTGCTACGTTTGAGACGACAATACCAtaactttttaaaattttaaaaagaaTGGAAACGGCAGATGGAATGTAAAAGTAATTATTTAGACAACACATGAACCTGGGATCATCATGAATGAAAGCACTAGCAACACATGTACAGGACCTACAATCAATCTGGACTGGAACAATGTAAAGAAGCACTAGCATACAATGTATTCGGACAAGACAGAATGGGTCGAGTCGTTATttcagaaaaaagaatgggTCGAGTCGACGGGTGCGATTTCCTTCACTGGTGGGCAGCCGGTAAAAAAACACTGCAGCGTTTTAACCCAGAAACTCCCTCAGGTCACGACGGTGCACCCTGGAGTTGGGTGCCCCTGCGCTCCGGTGGTTGCCGGACAGGAAGTCCAGCTTCTGGGCGCTCCGCAGGTTCGCCGCGGACGTCGGGTGCGGCGCTATTCGCCCGCCGCTGAGCGGGCCGGCCCGCCACACCGTGTTCTGCACCGTGATGTTCACCGGGTTGGTGCCAACCCGCCAAACCAGCCTGTAGAAACCAGCTACTCAGCTTCCATCTAGGTTGGGCTAAACCGTGGTTTAGATCAATAAATCCGTCTAACAGGGCTCATCGGCAACCAACGCTGCGTGGCAGCGACGGCCGGGCCGTTGACGATTACACGAGTCCCATTGAATCAAGCTAAACACAGATCACTATATGTTACCGGCAGCTAATCGTGGGGATGCCCCCAAGATGCGGTTGTTGCACAGTGAGAGGACCTGGAGGCTCCGCAGCACGCCGACCGTGGCTGGTGGCGCACCGATGAGGGTGACGCCCGGGAGGTGGAGCTCCACGATCGTGGTGTTGGCTGCGTCACACCGGACGCTAGTCCAGGTGCAGGCCAACACAGACACGTTCCAGCCCAGCGCGTGCTCATGCAGCGTGCCCGCGAGGAACTCCTGCAGCGCCGACGTCGACAACTCCTACTGCGGCAGCTCCGCGGACATGCCGCCGAGCGCCGAGGCTGCGACGGCTAGTGCCAAGAGTAGCACGGGCACGACTATTCTTTCTGGGTCGCACCATGACAGTGGCGCACGCCGGGGCGGGACACGCAACTACGGTCTGGATGGACGCGAACGCTGCCGACGTGGGGAGCCACTCGTAGCTTCCAGCAATGACGTATGTTGTCGTCGGTTTTAAACCGCACAAACCAGCGAACCAACCCGCCTGACCCGTAATCATGTGGTTTGATTTGAGAAACCGTGTAAACCCGCGATAAACCGCCGTTGAACAGGCCTCCCCGGCAGCGCCATGGCGTAGATGGTGTACGCGCCGCCCGAGTACTCGGCGGCCGGCGTGACGGGCACGGCGAGCTTGAGGGTGTTGTTGGCGAGCGCCGGTGCCGTGCTCTCCAGGTAGGTCGCCAGGACGGACAccgcgccgccgttgccgtCCTGCGAGTGCGAGGCGATGAACACGCTGCTGCCGGCCATGCTGACGGGGCGCTCGGTGTTGATTCCCCACGCGACCCAGCCGGTGGTGCTCTGCGGCACCCGGAACGCGACGTCGGCCGTGCCGTTCGCCTGGTGGTACGTCCAGTGCAGGCTGGCGCCGAGCACGGGCAGGGAGGTGCAGCGCTGGAACGACCGCCCCGCGGGGAACTTGGCGGACGAGCAGTTGTTCTGCGCCgtcgcggcggtggccgcgACGAGGAGCAGCGCGGCCCTGAGAAGGAGCCACGCCGAGTGGTTTCGTCGTCCAGCCATTGGATGCCGAGCTGGACGACGAAACCACATCCACAGTGGAGAGCACCGAACACGTACAGATGCGAGTGCGAGTGCGAGTGCGCGTGCGCGCTCGTGTGCTGCGAGGGTCGCTAGATCTTTTGCACAATGCAGCCTTGAGGTGTGCCCGGAAGCGCCAGATGCTGCTGATTCTTGAACTCTTGGTGCAAAGGCAAAAGGAGGCCGGCTTTATATAAAAGATGGCTGGACGTCATGGGATTTCAGGTGAGGTTGTTTGGACTGTTGGCTTGACGACGTCGACAC is a genomic window containing:
- the LOC117835800 gene encoding auxin-induced in root cultures protein 12 — its product is MWFRRPARHPMAGRRNHSAWLLLRAALLLVAATAATAQNNCSSAKFPAGRSFQRCTSLPVLGASLHWTYHQANGTADVAFRVPQSTTGWVAWGINTERPVSMAGSSVFIASHSQDGNGGAVSVLATYLESTAPALANNTLKLAVPVTPAAEYSGGAYTIYAMALPGRPVQRRFIAGLHGFSNQTT